One window of Pseudacidobacterium ailaaui genomic DNA carries:
- the trpA gene encoding tryptophan synthase subunit alpha, whose product MPICFNHKPGLVAYLTAGDPDLATTRKIALAAIDSGAEVLELGVPFSDPLADGPVIQRASERALRNGTKLADVLTLAAEIRRERPQAGLVLFSYYNPVLRFGLERFCATAEQAGVDGVLITDMIVEEADEYLRHLRAHHLAPIFLAAPTSPDERLERIAKASQGFVYAISRTGITGTQQQLASDAEQLVKRLRRFTDLPIAVGFGISNADHVAAVSEFADAAVVGSALVALIEKSTREEAPSSIARFIKGLRQPVALAR is encoded by the coding sequence ATGCCGATTTGCTTCAACCACAAACCAGGACTGGTCGCATATCTCACGGCCGGGGACCCTGACCTGGCAACGACCCGCAAGATCGCGCTGGCCGCCATTGATTCGGGCGCGGAGGTGCTTGAGCTGGGTGTTCCCTTCAGCGACCCGCTTGCGGACGGCCCTGTGATTCAACGTGCCAGCGAGCGCGCCCTGCGCAATGGAACCAAGCTCGCAGACGTCCTTACTCTGGCCGCAGAAATTCGCCGCGAGCGTCCTCAGGCAGGACTCGTCCTCTTCTCTTACTACAATCCCGTGCTGCGCTTTGGCCTCGAACGGTTCTGCGCGACGGCCGAACAGGCCGGCGTCGATGGCGTGCTCATCACGGACATGATTGTCGAAGAGGCCGACGAGTATCTACGGCACCTGCGCGCACATCATCTTGCCCCAATCTTCCTGGCCGCACCTACCAGTCCTGATGAACGACTGGAAAGAATCGCCAAGGCTTCCCAGGGATTTGTCTACGCCATCTCGCGCACAGGCATTACCGGGACGCAGCAGCAACTTGCCTCCGACGCCGAACAGCTTGTGAAACGTCTGCGCAGATTTACCGACTTGCCCATTGCGGTTGGTTTTGGCATCTCAAATGCGGACCACGTCGCCGCAGTGAGTGAATTTGCAGATGCAGCGGTGGTCGGCAGCGCACTGGTGGCCCTCATTGAGAAGTCCACGCGCGAGGAAGCGCCCAGCTCCATCGCGCGATTTATCAAGGGTCTGCGCCAACCTGTGGCGCTGGCCCGTTAA
- a CDS encoding chorismate mutase: MDIADWRKKIDEIDRQIVALLSQRAEAAKAIGKLKQATSLPVYEPNRERIIFDNVRAANQGPLPDIELVHIYERIIDVMRALQQDELASQRSASSAGETGKKP, translated from the coding sequence ATGGACATTGCAGACTGGCGCAAGAAGATTGATGAGATTGACCGTCAGATTGTGGCGCTGCTCAGCCAGCGCGCCGAAGCGGCCAAGGCCATCGGCAAGCTGAAACAGGCCACCAGCCTGCCCGTGTATGAGCCGAACCGCGAGCGCATCATCTTCGACAATGTTCGCGCAGCCAATCAAGGACCTCTGCCCGACATCGAGCTGGTGCACATTTACGAACGCATCATTGACGTGATGCGTGCCTTGCAGCAGGACGAGCTGGCCTCACAAAGATCCGCATCATCGGCAGGGGAGACAGGAAAGAAACCATGA
- the aroF gene encoding 3-deoxy-7-phosphoheptulonate synthase, whose product MIVAMQEQATEEQIQHVTERMMELGFKVHRTTGAVQTILAGVGTPTAFDVKDFQVMDGVAEAYRITSPYKLAGRGFRPEGTVIRFKNGVTIGNSEAVVMAGPCSVENREQIFTAAEQVKAAGAKFLRGGAFKPRSSPYSFQGLGLEGLKLLREVGETTGLLIISEVMEISQIELMMPYVDVFQVGARNMQNFNLLRELGQVRKPVLLKRGIAATMEELLLSAEYILSGGNYEVMLCERGIRTFETYTRNTMDISAIPVLKKLSHLPVLGDPSHGVGLRDKVPAMARAAIAAGADGLLIEVHPNPEKAVSDGAQTLFPEQFAKLMQELRLIATAIGRSIA is encoded by the coding sequence ATGATTGTTGCCATGCAGGAACAGGCGACTGAAGAGCAGATCCAGCACGTCACCGAGCGCATGATGGAGCTTGGCTTCAAAGTCCATCGCACTACCGGAGCGGTACAGACAATCCTGGCCGGGGTCGGGACTCCGACGGCCTTTGACGTAAAAGATTTTCAGGTGATGGATGGCGTGGCCGAAGCCTACCGCATTACCTCACCCTACAAGCTGGCCGGCCGCGGCTTTCGTCCGGAAGGGACCGTCATCCGGTTCAAAAACGGCGTCACCATCGGCAACTCTGAGGCCGTCGTGATGGCCGGTCCCTGCTCGGTGGAAAACCGCGAGCAGATCTTCACCGCAGCAGAGCAGGTAAAGGCCGCAGGCGCAAAGTTTCTCCGCGGAGGCGCATTCAAACCACGCAGTTCGCCATACTCCTTCCAGGGACTCGGACTGGAAGGCCTGAAGCTGCTGCGTGAAGTGGGCGAGACCACCGGGCTGCTCATCATCAGCGAAGTCATGGAGATTTCGCAGATCGAGCTGATGATGCCTTATGTGGATGTCTTCCAGGTAGGCGCGCGAAACATGCAGAATTTCAACCTGCTGCGCGAGTTAGGACAGGTACGCAAACCGGTCCTGCTCAAACGCGGCATCGCTGCTACCATGGAAGAACTGCTGCTTTCTGCTGAATACATCCTCTCCGGCGGGAATTACGAAGTCATGCTCTGTGAGCGCGGCATCCGCACCTTTGAGACATACACACGGAACACAATGGACATCTCGGCCATTCCAGTCCTGAAAAAGCTCTCGCACCTGCCTGTGCTGGGCGACCCCTCGCATGGTGTGGGTCTTCGCGACAAAGTACCCGCCATGGCGCGGGCGGCCATTGCCGCTGGTGCCGACGGCCTGCTGATTGAGGTCCACCCCAACCCGGAGAAGGCCGTTTCCGACGGCGCACAAACCCTCTTCCCCGAACAATTCGCGAAGCTCATGCAGGAGCTTCGCCTCATCGCAACTGCAATTGGGAGAAGCATCGCATAA
- a CDS encoding prephenate dehydrogenase — protein sequence MAIERIAILGTGLIGGSVGMALRQNGFTGPILGWDREVVQAAIALARETITEIAGDPITAAQQSDVVLLSGPVFSILEWLEKLAPVLRPDQLVTDVGSVKGILCERAAGLYNQPGRPGFLPGHPMAGKEVSGAANADGSIFHGAVWLFTEGADGAEMSAEARERANAWREWTHRFGCRTIDLDPKRHDELCAWVSHLPQFVSTALSALLEDKFRDDEDLRAIGGRALREMTRLGASPYSMWRDIAHTNEEAVAASLYALEQRLTHLRENLKTPELRKEFDLANRFRLGRPHKPAKTEKRPNQ from the coding sequence ATGGCCATCGAGCGCATTGCCATTCTGGGAACAGGGCTCATCGGCGGCTCGGTAGGGATGGCTTTGCGCCAGAATGGCTTCACCGGTCCCATCCTCGGGTGGGACCGCGAGGTCGTGCAGGCCGCCATTGCGCTGGCCCGGGAAACCATCACGGAAATTGCAGGCGATCCGATCACCGCCGCGCAGCAGAGCGATGTCGTCCTGCTGAGTGGTCCGGTCTTCAGCATTCTGGAATGGCTGGAGAAGCTGGCCCCTGTTCTGCGTCCGGACCAGCTTGTGACCGACGTAGGCAGCGTAAAGGGCATTCTCTGTGAGCGCGCGGCGGGCCTTTACAACCAGCCCGGCAGGCCCGGGTTCCTCCCCGGGCACCCCATGGCTGGAAAAGAGGTCAGCGGGGCAGCCAACGCTGATGGCAGCATCTTTCACGGGGCCGTCTGGCTTTTTACCGAAGGCGCAGACGGTGCGGAAATGTCCGCAGAAGCGCGCGAGCGAGCAAACGCATGGCGGGAATGGACGCACCGCTTTGGCTGCCGCACCATTGATCTCGACCCCAAACGTCACGACGAACTCTGCGCCTGGGTCAGCCACCTGCCGCAGTTTGTTTCCACCGCGCTGAGCGCACTGCTTGAAGACAAATTCCGCGACGACGAAGACCTGCGCGCCATTGGCGGACGCGCCCTCCGTGAAATGACGCGCCTCGGGGCCAGCCCTTATTCCATGTGGCGCGACATCGCACACACCAATGAAGAAGCAGTAGCAGCAAGCCTTTACGCTCTAGAGCAGCGCCTCACGCACCTGCGCGAAAACCTGAAGACGCCGGAGCTGCGCAAAGAGTTCGACCTTGCCAACCGGTTTCGCCTGGGCAGACCTCATAAGCCCGCGAAGACAGAAAAACGGCCCAACCAATAA
- a CDS encoding glycoside hydrolase family 2 protein — MRKHGLTTALFCFCFFALAPLCAQQPTTLLVDVDHRQQTSLDGPWHFIVDPYNQGWGNNPEKPSLNGYAKNAHFVPGDGLLEYDFALSPTLQVPGDWNSQRPDLFFYEGLLWYEKDFQYQPRPQTHVFLHFGAVNYAAHVFVNDTYVCQHEGGFTPFDCEVTNVLRPENNFVVVAADNRRELARVPGIKTDWWNYGGITREVSLVEVPESFVDDYSLQLKRGTENQLEGHVHLVGANAGEKVTLRIPELNMEKTAETDASGNAAFSFTATGLRLWSPEDPKLYQIEIHAGPDTLRDEVGFRTIEVKGEQVLLNGKPVFLRGVCIHAEAPYRSGRAWSRQDAETLLGWAHELHANFVRLAHYPHDETMTRTADRMGIMVWSEIPVYWGNDWTNPHTFDVAAQQLHEMIRRDHNKASVILWSMSNETPISPERTAFIARLASLARQQDPSRLITSAVVTHFQGQKAVLNDPLGQYLDVLGYNEYIGWYNGKPNDAPDYVWEDPLHKPLIISEFGGGAKAGLHKDADYRFSEEYQANLYHQQFQMFKNIPFLAGITPWVLMDFRSPMRQLPGIQDYYNRKGLVSDKGEKKKAFFVLEDYYQHLQQK, encoded by the coding sequence ATGCGGAAACATGGTCTGACCACTGCCCTATTCTGTTTTTGCTTTTTCGCCCTCGCTCCCTTGTGCGCCCAGCAGCCCACCACGTTATTAGTGGATGTGGACCATCGCCAGCAGACCAGCCTGGATGGACCCTGGCACTTTATCGTGGACCCCTACAACCAGGGATGGGGAAACAATCCGGAAAAGCCCAGCCTGAATGGGTATGCAAAAAACGCCCATTTTGTTCCCGGTGACGGCCTGTTGGAATACGACTTTGCTCTCTCGCCCACCCTTCAGGTGCCCGGTGACTGGAACTCACAAAGACCCGACCTCTTCTTCTATGAAGGGCTGCTCTGGTATGAGAAGGACTTTCAATACCAGCCCAGGCCGCAGACGCACGTCTTTTTGCATTTTGGTGCGGTGAATTACGCCGCCCATGTCTTTGTGAATGACACCTATGTCTGCCAGCACGAGGGCGGCTTCACGCCCTTCGATTGCGAAGTAACCAATGTACTCAGACCAGAGAACAACTTTGTCGTTGTCGCAGCGGACAATCGGCGCGAGCTCGCCCGCGTTCCCGGCATCAAAACTGACTGGTGGAACTATGGAGGCATCACCCGCGAAGTCTCCCTTGTGGAAGTGCCGGAAAGTTTTGTGGATGACTACTCGCTCCAGTTGAAACGAGGCACGGAAAACCAGTTGGAAGGTCATGTGCACCTTGTTGGGGCCAATGCAGGCGAGAAGGTCACACTGCGCATTCCCGAGCTGAACATGGAAAAGACCGCAGAGACCGACGCCTCCGGAAATGCGGCATTTTCCTTCACGGCCACAGGACTCAGGCTCTGGTCGCCGGAAGACCCAAAGTTGTACCAGATTGAAATCCATGCCGGTCCTGACACGCTTCGGGACGAGGTCGGCTTCCGCACCATCGAGGTCAAGGGTGAACAAGTGCTACTCAACGGGAAGCCCGTCTTTCTGCGGGGCGTCTGCATCCATGCGGAGGCGCCGTACCGCTCAGGCCGCGCATGGTCCAGACAGGATGCGGAGACGCTGCTGGGATGGGCCCATGAGCTTCACGCCAATTTTGTGCGGCTGGCGCATTATCCGCATGATGAGACCATGACGCGCACGGCAGACCGGATGGGCATCATGGTCTGGTCGGAAATTCCCGTGTACTGGGGCAATGACTGGACCAATCCTCACACCTTTGATGTTGCTGCACAGCAGCTTCATGAGATGATCCGACGCGACCACAACAAGGCATCCGTCATCCTGTGGTCCATGTCCAATGAGACGCCCATCAGCCCTGAGCGCACAGCGTTTATCGCAAGGCTGGCATCGCTTGCCCGTCAGCAGGACCCCTCGCGCCTGATTACCTCCGCGGTTGTCACGCATTTTCAGGGACAGAAGGCCGTGCTGAATGATCCTCTGGGACAGTATCTCGACGTACTTGGATACAACGAATACATCGGATGGTACAACGGCAAACCGAACGACGCTCCCGACTATGTTTGGGAAGATCCGCTGCACAAGCCGCTGATCATCAGCGAATTCGGGGGCGGCGCCAAGGCCGGGCTCCACAAGGACGCGGACTATCGCTTTAGCGAGGAATATCAGGCAAATCTGTATCATCAGCAGTTCCAGATGTTCAAAAACATTCCCTTCCTCGCAGGCATCACGCCGTGGGTGCTCATGGACTTCCGTTCGCCCATGCGGCAGCTTCCGGGCATTCAGGACTACTACAACCGCAAGGGCCTGGTTTCCGACAAAGGAGAAAAGAAGAAGGCATTCTTTGTCCTTGAAGACTACTACCAGCATCTGCAACAGAAATGA
- a CDS encoding CocE/NonD family hydrolase, with protein sequence MKTRKSLCLCLFLCTLFSALAQDRPSAPEQDYVKAHYTKYEYRIPMRDGVRLFTSVYVPKDTSQSYPFLIDRTPYSVAPYGPDQYKKSLGPSDEFEKAGYIFVYQDVRGRYMSEGKFVEMRPHIDNKRSSKDVDDSTDMYDTLEFLLKNVPNNNGKAGIWGISYPGFYTSASMIDSHPALKAASPQAPMTNLFMGDDAYHGGAFMLDANFGFYTFFKPFEEPSVPQPSVPFEMGTPNAYEFYLNAGPTANLDKKYLKGGNWLFADQLYHTTYDDYWKARDLSQHMKNVKCAVLVVGGWFDAEDLSGPFRTYDAVSKFNPETPTTLVEGPWVHGGWARNNGDHLGDVQFNSNTSEYFRKNIQFPFFEYYLKGKGTPVAKVYAFQTGTNVWRTLDQWPPAQAKPKMLYFHADGKLSFDPPSASEGQDEYVSDPVHPVPFVGYVTDTVPQRYMVDDQRFAATRPDVLVYQTGPLAEDLTIAGPISPRLKVASTGTDSDFVVKLIDVYPDDYPDPDDQSKAGKRVIDTPAVRMGGYQQLLRGEPMRAKFRNSWEKPAPLTPGKMEEVDFTMPDLYHTFRRGHRIMVQVQSSWFPLVDRNPQTFTDIPNAKPEDFRKATETVFHQAGAASGVEVLVMPQP encoded by the coding sequence ATGAAAACCAGAAAATCCCTTTGCCTTTGTCTTTTTCTTTGCACGCTCTTTTCCGCCCTCGCGCAGGACAGGCCCTCTGCGCCTGAACAGGACTACGTCAAAGCGCATTACACCAAGTATGAATACCGCATCCCAATGCGCGATGGAGTGCGGTTGTTTACCTCAGTCTATGTACCGAAGGACACCTCGCAAAGCTACCCGTTTCTGATTGACCGCACTCCCTACAGCGTCGCCCCTTATGGCCCGGACCAATACAAAAAATCGCTCGGACCATCTGATGAGTTTGAGAAGGCAGGCTACATCTTCGTCTATCAGGACGTGCGCGGACGCTACATGTCTGAGGGTAAGTTCGTTGAGATGCGGCCACACATCGACAACAAAAGGTCCTCAAAAGACGTAGACGACAGCACGGACATGTATGACACGCTGGAGTTCCTGCTGAAAAATGTTCCTAATAACAACGGTAAGGCCGGAATCTGGGGCATCTCCTATCCTGGCTTTTATACCTCGGCCAGCATGATTGATTCGCATCCGGCACTCAAAGCCGCCTCGCCGCAGGCCCCGATGACCAATCTTTTTATGGGGGATGACGCGTATCATGGTGGCGCATTTATGCTGGATGCCAATTTTGGCTTCTACACATTTTTCAAGCCCTTTGAGGAGCCTTCCGTTCCTCAACCTTCTGTGCCATTCGAGATGGGCACACCCAATGCGTATGAGTTTTATCTGAATGCGGGGCCAACCGCAAATCTCGACAAGAAGTATCTAAAAGGCGGAAACTGGCTCTTTGCCGACCAGTTGTATCATACGACCTACGATGATTACTGGAAGGCACGCGACCTTTCCCAGCACATGAAGAATGTAAAGTGCGCTGTGCTCGTGGTCGGTGGATGGTTCGACGCCGAAGACCTCTCCGGCCCCTTCCGGACCTACGATGCCGTCAGCAAATTCAATCCTGAGACGCCGACCACCCTGGTTGAAGGCCCTTGGGTGCATGGCGGATGGGCGCGCAACAATGGAGACCATCTGGGCGATGTACAGTTCAACTCCAACACATCCGAGTATTTCCGGAAAAACATTCAGTTTCCCTTCTTTGAGTACTATCTCAAAGGCAAAGGAACTCCTGTCGCAAAAGTCTATGCCTTTCAGACGGGCACCAATGTCTGGCGCACCCTCGACCAATGGCCTCCCGCGCAGGCAAAGCCGAAAATGCTCTATTTCCATGCAGATGGAAAGCTCTCTTTCGATCCTCCCTCTGCCAGCGAAGGTCAGGATGAGTACGTAAGCGATCCGGTGCATCCCGTACCCTTTGTCGGCTATGTGACCGACACTGTACCGCAGCGCTATATGGTGGACGACCAGCGCTTTGCCGCGACCCGCCCCGATGTTCTGGTTTACCAGACCGGTCCGCTTGCAGAAGACCTCACCATTGCCGGCCCCATCTCACCCCGACTGAAGGTCGCCAGCACCGGCACGGACTCTGACTTTGTGGTCAAGCTGATTGATGTATATCCGGATGACTATCCCGATCCGGACGATCAGAGCAAAGCGGGCAAGCGCGTCATTGATACGCCAGCCGTCCGGATGGGCGGATATCAGCAGCTCCTGCGCGGCGAGCCCATGCGCGCCAAATTCCGTAATAGCTGGGAAAAACCCGCCCCCCTCACCCCGGGCAAGATGGAAGAGGTGGACTTTACCATGCCGGACCTCTATCACACCTTCCGTCGCGGACATCGCATCATGGTACAGGTGCAGAGCTCGTGGTTCCCGCTGGTCGACCGCAACCCGCAGACCTTTACCGATATTCCCAATGCCAAACCGGAAGACTTCAGGAAAGCCACGGAAACGGTCTTTCATCAAGCCGGTGCCGCTTCTGGAGTTGAAGTGCTGGTGATGCCGCAGCCTTAA
- a CDS encoding glycosyl hydrolase, translating into MSRVRWHFFVLSVLVLSLSLPAKAQSLYQQFLHPPADARVMMRWWWFGPAVENSEIERELRVMSAAGIGGVEIQPVYALALDDPAKNIKNGPYLSEEFLEHVRFANETARQLGMRVSITLGSGWPYGGPHIPITEAAGHLRMVKMPLPAGQDQVPLPSLENGEKLIAAFVGTTQLALPDQGLRLTIAPENTDREVFFFISSRTGQQVKRPAVGAEGFVLDHFDRAAVEHHLHAVGDRLMTAFREQPPYSVFSDSLEVYGSDWTPDFLEQFRKRRGYDLTPYLPELYFGQDETAKSVRHDWGQTLCELIEENYLEPITAWAHEHHTLFRSQTYGAPAVTLSSNALVDLPEGEGPQWRAFSYTRWATSASHLYGRPVTSAEAWTWLHSPAFRAVPLDMKAEADLFFLEGINQFVGHGWAYSPSYAGEPGYAFYAAAVFNDHNPWWPVMPEITRYLQRVSFLLRQGSPANDVAVYLPTDDAQAGFTPGHVDLADAMRRYVTPGLTASILDAGYNLDYIDDAAIEKLGVPYPILVLPQVDRIPLAVYRRIEAYAQHGGRVIAVGRLPEHAPGLLAFASDSPQIAAISQRLFPQGAISEAATGTQIGKFLQPDMRLDTPAPEIGFLHRKLSDADLYFVVNTGNHSVTTTAHFRTPWQAAEEWDALSGVRYRADAHETKITLAPYESRVFIFQKTTGPLPSPWRGQPVAGEQIDLGRNWLVSFNRTHDTETMKNLASWTEEERTRYYSGTASYSRDFEVPATLLQGKRHLFLDFGEGKTLPPGDPRKPGTHALLEGPIRETAIISINGQKVCSLWAPPYRLDVTPFLRAGKNHIEIEVANTAINALAGQARPDYRLLNLRYGQKFIPQDMDHLEALPSGILGKILLVPEEALQPRSEHGK; encoded by the coding sequence ATGAGCCGTGTTCGGTGGCATTTTTTTGTGCTGTCTGTCCTTGTCTTGTCTTTGTCCTTGCCTGCGAAGGCCCAGTCACTCTATCAGCAGTTTCTGCATCCCCCCGCAGATGCGCGGGTGATGATGCGTTGGTGGTGGTTTGGTCCTGCGGTGGAAAACAGTGAGATCGAACGGGAACTGCGCGTGATGAGTGCCGCCGGCATCGGCGGAGTGGAAATTCAACCCGTGTACGCGCTGGCGCTCGATGACCCGGCAAAAAACATCAAAAACGGTCCGTATCTCTCCGAGGAGTTTCTGGAGCATGTGCGCTTTGCCAATGAGACAGCGCGCCAGCTTGGGATGCGCGTCAGCATTACGCTCGGCAGCGGATGGCCCTATGGGGGCCCGCACATTCCCATTACGGAGGCCGCCGGACATCTGCGAATGGTGAAAATGCCGCTGCCCGCAGGGCAGGACCAAGTGCCTTTGCCCAGTCTTGAAAATGGGGAAAAGCTCATCGCTGCATTTGTCGGAACCACGCAGCTTGCGTTGCCTGACCAGGGCCTTCGATTGACGATAGCGCCAGAAAATACAGACCGGGAGGTGTTCTTTTTCATCTCCAGCCGGACTGGCCAGCAGGTCAAACGCCCCGCAGTGGGGGCCGAAGGGTTCGTGCTCGACCACTTTGATCGTGCAGCCGTTGAGCACCACCTGCACGCGGTCGGCGACCGCCTGATGACGGCGTTCCGCGAGCAGCCACCCTATTCCGTTTTCAGCGACAGCCTTGAAGTGTACGGGTCAGACTGGACGCCAGATTTTCTGGAGCAGTTCAGGAAGCGGCGGGGCTACGATCTGACGCCGTATCTTCCGGAACTCTATTTCGGCCAGGATGAAACGGCAAAGAGTGTGCGTCACGACTGGGGCCAGACCCTGTGTGAGTTGATTGAGGAAAATTATCTTGAGCCCATTACGGCCTGGGCACATGAGCACCATACGCTCTTCCGCTCGCAGACCTATGGAGCGCCCGCGGTCACTTTGTCGAGCAATGCACTGGTAGATTTGCCCGAAGGCGAAGGGCCACAGTGGCGAGCATTTTCCTATACACGATGGGCCACCTCGGCCAGCCATCTGTACGGACGGCCAGTTACCTCGGCCGAAGCCTGGACATGGCTGCACTCGCCCGCTTTCCGCGCGGTTCCGCTGGACATGAAGGCCGAAGCCGACCTTTTCTTTCTGGAAGGAATCAACCAGTTTGTCGGTCATGGGTGGGCGTACTCTCCGTCCTATGCGGGCGAACCGGGATACGCCTTTTATGCAGCGGCCGTTTTCAATGACCATAACCCATGGTGGCCAGTGATGCCGGAGATCACGCGGTATCTTCAGCGCGTGTCTTTTCTGCTGCGGCAGGGCAGTCCGGCAAATGATGTCGCTGTGTATCTGCCCACGGATGATGCCCAGGCAGGCTTTACTCCCGGTCATGTAGACCTGGCCGATGCGATGCGCAGATATGTGACGCCTGGCTTGACGGCCAGCATTCTGGACGCAGGTTACAACCTGGACTACATAGACGATGCTGCAATCGAGAAACTCGGCGTCCCCTATCCGATATTGGTCCTGCCCCAGGTGGACCGTATTCCGCTCGCGGTCTATCGCAGGATTGAAGCCTATGCGCAGCACGGCGGCCGAGTGATTGCCGTAGGCAGGCTGCCGGAGCACGCACCAGGACTGCTTGCGTTTGCCTCGGATTCGCCACAGATCGCTGCCATCTCGCAGAGGCTTTTTCCTCAGGGTGCGATCTCTGAGGCCGCGACAGGCACACAGATTGGTAAATTTCTTCAGCCGGACATGCGGCTTGACACACCTGCTCCAGAGATTGGCTTTCTCCATCGCAAATTGTCTGATGCAGACCTCTACTTCGTGGTCAACACCGGCAACCACAGCGTGACAACAACAGCGCATTTCCGTACACCATGGCAAGCTGCCGAGGAATGGGACGCTCTCTCAGGGGTGCGATATCGCGCGGACGCGCACGAAACGAAGATCACACTTGCTCCGTATGAGTCGCGCGTCTTTATCTTCCAGAAGACCACAGGGCCATTGCCATCACCATGGCGAGGTCAGCCTGTTGCTGGAGAGCAGATCGACCTCGGCCGCAACTGGCTGGTTTCCTTCAACAGGACCCACGACACAGAAACGATGAAAAATCTGGCATCGTGGACGGAGGAAGAGCGGACGCGCTACTACTCAGGAACAGCAAGTTACAGCCGCGACTTTGAGGTTCCGGCAACGTTGCTCCAAGGGAAACGACATCTCTTTCTCGATTTCGGTGAGGGAAAGACGCTGCCGCCAGGCGATCCACGCAAGCCAGGCACTCATGCACTTCTGGAGGGCCCCATCCGGGAGACGGCCATCATCAGCATCAATGGGCAGAAGGTCTGCTCCCTCTGGGCGCCGCCGTACCGTCTGGACGTTACGCCGTTTTTGCGAGCAGGAAAAAACCACATCGAGATCGAAGTGGCCAACACTGCCATCAACGCATTGGCTGGGCAGGCGCGCCCGGATTACCGGTTGCTGAATCTGCGCTACGGACAGAAATTCATCCCGCAGGACATGGACCATCTGGAAGCACTGCCCTCAGGCATCCTCGGCAAAATCCTGCTGGTGCCGGAGGAGGCCCTTCAACCACGCAGTGAGCACGGAAAGTGA
- a CDS encoding serine hydrolase translates to MPGKFLAFLFSFVTIPAYCQQVLTPQAALERLFEQTPASAAWFDTNFLNQVPVERVNAILQQYTQQNGAFQKATQNPDGSFTITLAHATVPARIVLNAEGRITGLWFGYPSALQVPSLDVVMAQFARLPGKVSVLVTEEGSPLASLHPEDVLAVGSAFKLAILNAISEQVRRGRHRWDEVVPLRPEWKSLPSGVLWQWPDDTPLTLATLANEMIAISDNTAADALLSIAGRENVEALAPRNRPFLSTREAFTLKSSANAALLKRWREADENGRRALLPEIDAKPLPRETEVNMAPIALDIEWQFKTSELCHLIENVADIPAMHINPGLAQVSDWKQVAYKGGSESGVMNMTTALVGKNHKRYCVSASWNNSAPLDEKTFFSFYTEVLSALAARSAK, encoded by the coding sequence ATGCCTGGCAAATTTCTCGCATTCCTTTTCTCCTTTGTGACGATTCCGGCCTACTGTCAGCAGGTCCTTACCCCGCAGGCAGCGCTGGAGCGGCTTTTTGAGCAGACTCCGGCGTCGGCAGCATGGTTTGACACAAACTTTCTCAACCAGGTCCCGGTGGAGCGCGTGAATGCGATTCTGCAGCAATATACGCAGCAAAACGGGGCCTTTCAGAAGGCGACACAGAATCCCGACGGGTCTTTTACGATCACGCTGGCACATGCCACAGTGCCTGCGCGCATCGTGCTGAATGCTGAAGGCCGGATCACCGGCCTCTGGTTTGGCTACCCGTCGGCCCTGCAGGTCCCCAGCCTGGACGTGGTCATGGCGCAGTTTGCGCGGCTTCCGGGAAAAGTATCTGTTCTTGTTACAGAAGAAGGCTCACCGCTGGCGTCGCTTCATCCCGAGGATGTGCTCGCCGTTGGCTCAGCATTCAAGCTGGCGATACTGAATGCCATCAGCGAACAGGTGCGCCGAGGCAGGCACCGCTGGGACGAAGTTGTTCCGCTGCGTCCGGAGTGGAAGTCCCTTCCCTCGGGTGTGCTGTGGCAGTGGCCGGACGATACTCCGCTGACCCTGGCGACACTTGCGAATGAGATGATTGCAATCAGCGACAACACGGCCGCGGACGCGCTGCTTTCCATTGCCGGCCGGGAAAATGTGGAGGCGCTGGCGCCGCGAAACAGACCGTTTCTCTCGACCCGCGAGGCCTTTACCCTCAAGTCTTCTGCAAATGCGGCGCTGCTCAAGCGATGGCGCGAAGCAGACGAAAACGGCCGGCGTGCGCTTCTGCCGGAAATCGACGCAAAGCCTCTGCCCAGAGAAACTGAAGTCAACATGGCCCCCATTGCACTGGACATCGAGTGGCAATTCAAGACAAGTGAACTGTGCCATTTGATTGAAAATGTGGCTGACATTCCTGCAATGCATATCAATCCTGGTCTTGCGCAGGTATCGGATTGGAAGCAGGTGGCCTATAAGGGCGGGTCAGAAAGCGGAGTGATGAATATGACCACGGCCCTGGTGGGGAAAAATCATAAGCGCTACTGTGTGTCCGCGTCGTGGAACAATTCCGCGCCGCTCGATGAGAAGACGTTTTTCTCTTTCTACACAGAGGTCCTTTCCGCCCTGGCAGCACGGTCGGCCAAGTAA